The DNA sequence GTTTGAATTGTAGGACCTGCTCTATCCTTCGCATGATTTTACTACATAATTTATTTAAACTCTTGGATGATGCATTAATATTAGCTGAATCCTTTTTAAGTTAATCTATATCCTTAAGATGCAATCAGTTCTTGAAACCAATTGATTGAAGAATGCTTGCAATCAGGTATTTGTAtggattcaatcgattgttttggtAGTGAAATCGATTGAATTATCCTCAATTGcttattcaatcgattgttttgttagTGCAATCGATTGAAGTACACATAATTACTGttccaatcgattgttttgttattGTAATCGATTGGAATACACTTAATTACtgtttcaatcgattggtttttaaTGCAATCGATTGGATTATTCTCAATTACTGATTCAATCAATTGTAATGTTATTGTAATCGATTGTTTTTCAAATGCAATTGATTGAAGTATCCAAAATTATTATTTCAATCAATTGGTGGGAGCTTGATTACATATAGTGCCTATCAAccagttttaaaattatttttatttaattattaatttgatgcgtctaatcttattattattattatttgagtatTTATctacttaaaaatatttatagataagatataatcatatgaattaataaaatttactttgttaaattgtaaataaaaatcaagataaaatttgatttgtatttgattttaaccaaaagataagatatcataaaaatttttaaaattgtttacttaatttaaaaattttaaaaagatagaattaaaatttggtTATCTTTTTTGGGTGTATATATATGTGCTCAATCCGACTAATTTTTTATTCGTGGACAAATTATTTTAAGTATTTGCCTTTCAACCAAATCTACTCATACAATATTCTTGAGTTGATAATAATCATAGATATTCCTCCTAATGAAGATTTAGTCCCCAATGATGCATGTAATACATAGAATATGTCCATGGCTACAGACTGTGATCTTATCACAGTTGATTTTGATGATCAAATTAGAACTACAATTCCTAGTGCTAAGGTAAGAcgtaatcaatttttaaattttagtagaATGTATTATGAGTAATTTaatcttttatgttttctttctACAGGATGACATCGTTATCAATGACGATGTTATTCAAAACAAGGATCTGAATAAAAGTGAAGAATTATCTAGTAAAGTGGTGGAGGTCCTCCTTAGCATGGAGGTAATTTAATCTGACAACCagtaatgcaatttatattatgTCATACAATCTATATAGAATAAACATTTTTTATCACTCTTTTTGTATTTCTACatttatatgacattattttaccTAAAATATTTGCAGTCAATGAGAGTTGTAAACATGGTTCGAGAcaaaaagattgataaaatccttgAATCTGCAAGCCGCATTGAGACAATGATATCACAACTCAGTCTGAACAATTATTTCGAGACTCCGACCAAGCTTTCTGTACAAAAGACACGTCCATTCTCAAATAGATTGAAGGCTAAGAGTTCATATATTGATATTCATGCTGCTATATCTGACGATGAGGATGATCTTATTGAACTGGACAAGAGGTCTTTCACTCATGATGATGCGTTCAAAATCGAGATCAATATGAACAAACCAGTATCCCCAACTATAAGAGCcgcaataaaaaagaaaaatatatcaaagGTATATACATGTGTAGTAATGGACAACAACTCATATTTTTTACTAGTATATTCTTAACATGATAATAAGAATTTACTAAACCTATTTTTTTCTTAGGGTAAGACCATTATGGGGGCATAGAAAAAATTACCGTTCACTTCTCCAGGCGAAATTAGAAAGCCAAAAATTGAGCCCAAATCATCCAATAAATCCAAGGCGTCTTATGCACTAAGCCAAACCACAAATGACTATAGAAGAcctgtttatttctttttcattaCCAACGTAATTACCACTTAGACatcaatctttaattatctagtTTCTTATGAGTACCCTAATTAACCATATAGTTGTGTATTGTTAATACTTTTGTGTTAAACTTCGTAGTCAATGCAGTGTAAATTTATGCCAACTCCAACTATGCATCTTTTGGAAGATCAGATAAAGGCCTGTGCATATGTATTTTCAACCTCGCTAGATCCATCGTAAGTTAAGTTGATATTATCTGTATTGTCGACGAAAGAGAACCAATCTAATGTGTTTTGGTTTTTAATTGATACAGTGAAGAACTTGTGGTAACAGATACAATCAGAACAACTAGATCAGACTTTGAGCATTTTATACCTGACAGACCCATTACGGATAAGGTACCCAAATAATCTATCAATTAATATACATTTGATTTTTGCACAATCTAGTAATATATTTGGATTATAGTTCAGATTTTTGAATTAGCGGCGTTGAGATGCACTGATGAACAATCTAATGTAAGTTTCAAGACAACATGGCAACTTCCAAGATTTGTGGTATGTTATATAACCCCTAACAAGATAATTTTACTGATTATAAGTTATAAATGTAATGCTAATATAGAAACATGCTTTATCATGTACTAACAGTTATATTGGTTTGCATTAATGAATTAGGTGGATGTCTTCAGCAAGATAaatttaaagaagaagatggaacactatatttataaatttatgcaACCTACTACTGATTTAAAATTTGTAcgaattttttttggatattcttATCTAAATATAGTTTTTCATCATTAACATTCATAACTCATGGGCAAATTTTATGGTTTAGATATATGTTCCTGTTCAGAGGGTGACCACTGGTATCTAATGATAATTTCGGTTGACGATCGCACAATCTATCACTTGGACACccattttaatgatgagagaattCACTATCGTGAACGTGTTATCAATACAATAGTAaggcaaaaaaaaattttataagtttatttgctgatattttatttttattatttaactaattaaatGAAATCAGGCAAACGTACTGGAGCAAATCATCAAGTCAAAATTTTACAAGGATGATGGCATTCAAGAGTACACAATAAACAATTTTAGGACTACAAAATTAAAAGGTCATAAGATATACCTCAATGTAATTCAAGTTGAAACTCTACAACTTGGGTAATGAAGTGGATGGATATGACTTTTGAGTTTAAACCAAATGGTAACAATAAGGTGAGCATTTATAAAACAACTCTCTAATATTTAGTCCCTATTTTTTGtactaatttataataaataaattgcaGCTTGAGGATCACGATATTCGCATGATAATCGCTGTGCATTTACTCCGGAGTCGGATCAACCAGAAGAAGTCACAATTTATTTGGAATATGCACACAAAATGAGATGCAAAGATAATAGGGTTATTggtattttattattgttatgttTGATGGACGTACTTCTTTAGTTATTTTTCAATAACTTCTTAAATAGATATTCATTGCTTGTGGCTTTTACAATTTTTCTCTACATCTATGCATATAgagatattttagtttaaaaaacttatatttttatgataaagTAATGTCATGTTCATTTATTATTTCAACAACAATGCCATACAAATTTTATGTCTcgtgaattatattttatttcatataattaatttatgtaaaaaaattccatgtctttttatttgtttgcattctattttgttctttttatttgttcAAGATTTGACCTCTATTGAATCTTGACTAGAAAAAAAAACACCATGCAATATATATCAAAGCATTTTAATAATCTGTCCATATATTGCTAAGATATATACGAAGtatatatattacaaatttttaatcaATTCTTCCTAGATTAACAATGGAAGCCCCCAATCCAATCCTCCATTAGAGCGATGGGACTTTTAGAATTGTCATCTTCAGATTTTACAGTTTTCTTAGGAGGCACACAATCCGTTATTTCCACATTGTAAAGCTCTAATAGCGTTACTTTAATGTTGTGTTCTGCTTTCCCAACCTCCAATATATCCAGGGGCATCCTACTCCACCAGCAGGACGAGGTGCAGGACCAGGCTGACCGGGTCTTGGTGTATCATCCTTTAAAATGAGAAACAAATACAATCATCAATAAACCAGTAAATGGTACATAAAAGACATATAAAATTGCTTAACCATCACTTACAATTCCTAGAACATAAGTCACAAAACTCTATTCAAATGCTCAAGTGAATAAGCTCAAGAAGACAATGTTATAAGAatgcaaaattgtgatcacaGTTCTAAAATATGAATATAGCTAAAACTAAAAGATGGACGGAATGCAATTCTTAGTGGATTAGGACCAGTCTCAATTCTTTCCATTAATATCAAGTTCTAGATATGCAATTGCAAGATCTAGAACTATGATTTGCGTAAATTACAATTTAAAGAAATGAGATTTATTCAAATGAATATGAAAGAGTAGCACTCTGTTCTCTATGGACCGTTCTATATATGAAAAGAGGAGATTAGTATCAGCCTCAATTCTTTCCATTAATATCAATTTCCAACTAGTTATCCAAGCACTGCAATACTCCACAGTTTAggaacaaaatttgtttcaacataGCTAAAGataatcaaaaataatttgcGCTGATTAGAATCAATAAGCAACATCTCATGGAAAAGTTAAAAGAATGGCGAAACAAGTATAATCTACGCCTGGCAAAGGGCTATGGCGGCTCGCGGTTCCTCCTATCGGTGCGAGAATGCACCCTCACGACATGAGAGTGGATGGCACAGGAAACACAATACTGCATCTTCAAAATAATTCAGCAACAAAAGAACACAAATCTTGAGGAACagagaaacaaaaaaaacataaaagaacacaATACTGCATCTTCAAAATAATtcagcaacaaaaataaaaaatacctagaACCTAGAAGCATAAAATAGAGCAGAGCAGATCCAAGGGGAGTAGCGCTGGTTGGTGGAACAGAGCAGGAGGCAAGCCCAGCAATTGTGCTTTACTGCAACTCACAACAAAATTCAACCAATAACAGCTACAAAATTCAACCAATAACAGCAGCAaaattcaacaattattcaaccAATAACATCATCAAAACTCACAGAATAATTAACAATTATTCAACCCATAACAAGTTTACagattattcaacaattattatataaaaaaacctAGAAGCTATAAGCATGAAAGTATAAAACAGAGGGGGGAATCGGTTAATAGAACTGACCGATGCAACCGAGCTGACGCCAGCGACGATGGAAGAGAGGTGTATGACAGAGGCAGGAGGCGAGTCCAACAACGGTCCTTCCAGAACTAAAACGGCGACGATGGTGGAGAGCTGCACGATCGCGACTGTAATCTTTGAGGCTCCAACTTGCGACGGTGGCCGGAGCAATCCAGCAGCTGGATGGAAGTGACGGAGACAGCTCGCTGATGGTGAGAGGAAGGACGAGCTTGAGGATGAGGGAGAAAGAGGGAGAGCTGCGCCGTTGTGTCTTGTGTGGAGCAAGGGTTAGTAGAGTGGGTTACTGAGTTGGGGACTTAGGGTTGCTGGGTTAGATGGAAAGCAGGAAAGGACCAAACGGCTGTGTTTTGGTCAAATTCCAAAAACTGGCCGGTTTACGGTTCGGTTTGACCGACCGGTTCTCGATCAGTTTTGTGGTTCGACGTTGGTTTTCTGATCCTGCGGTTTTGTCATTAGTCTTCGAACTGGGATTTTCATCGGTTCGTGATTCAACCAGTTCAACCGGCCAATTTGAGCCGATTTTTAGAACGTTGGTTGGTGGGGCAGTTTAAACcaaaaaaactactaaaaaaccgTCCAATTTTTTACCGATTTATGAGGTAAGCACCggtttgaccggtttttttacccTACTTTTCGCTAACCGatatttatttgacaattatttcaTCTAAAAAGTATAAGTACGACTATTGGAAGACTATATAAAATATCATTAATATAgtgaaaaaaatacaaatatgaaACTGATTCTCTAcgcaaaaatattaaatttatggaGGTTGCTAATTATCGCTATTTAAATCAGTCGTCGGTTCGATATACATGTCGCCATCATCCGAACCATTAGCATTATCTTCTATAACGTTGTTGTCAATGTCCTTTTGCCAAGGACATGATGTCTTCTTATGTCCTTCCATTTGACAAACACTACAACGTTACCGCTTCTTCTTAGATGGTTGTCCTGAGCCTATACCGCTTTGATGCACATACGGATTGCTACTTTTAGTTATGCCTGACTAAGGTTGATTAGTGCCTTCGTCTGCAGCCTTGTAATATGAGTACAATCCCATAATTTTGTCACGTGTCTCTTCATATCTCTCTGGTACTTTAGCAGCAACAGCAGCCAATTGTTTAGAAAATTCCATCAAGGTACTTTGACGACTAATAACAACAGCATTCCTAGTGAACCCACTTGGATCATTGAGTGCTGATTTCACATTTTTGTTCCATCTATCCAATACCAATGACCGGAGAATCTCACAAATGTCTTTGTCAACGAGAACTTTCACAATATGTTCGCATGGAATTCCAAATGACTCCATTCTTAAACAGGTACACATGAAGATCATTTCTTCTTGATGAAATTCAACGATCCACAGAAAATCGGGCCTCCCATGCTTACACACAATGTACTTTATGCAATCTTCGTTATTCTCTATTTTGTTTAGCACCCGCATTGATCCAGCTCTAGAGAGAAATGGCCGAAATAAAAGAAATATCTCATGAGTGTACAACTCAGCAGCAAATCTCTCTAGCAGCTCTATACAAGTTTGCATGACGGGTACCTCACGTGTAGATTCATAATCAGCATTAAATTCTTTAAAGCGCAAGTGTGCAACACACCTTTGAAAATGCTCTACAAAACTTGTCAAATCATACTGCGACCCCACATACCTTAGCACAATTGAGTGCAAACCTTCACATCTTGAGGTAGTTCTAAAGCCAGTAAAAATTTTCCTCTTATATATGCAGTAGCCCACATATGCTTCTCTTCATACATGTTGTTCACCCACGGCTTATCTTCAAGGCCAAATTCTTCAATAAGCTGAACCCACTTACGCTTAAACACGGGAATCTCGTAGTCTTCCAACatgatttttctaaatttagATGTAAATGATGGATTTCCAACATTGCTAGTTGCATTTCGAATAAGGTGGCCAAGCGCATAATCTATGTTTGACTTCGCGAAATACATCTCTTACTGCATTCCTAATTGCCATGGCCCCATCAGTTATTATTGAGGTCGAGGTCTTAcccttcattgcaaacatgagCTGACGCAGGAGCCAAATATATGTATTAGTAGTTTCGTCCACAATAAACGCAGTAGCAAAA is a window from the Arachis hypogaea cultivar Tifrunner chromosome 1, arahy.Tifrunner.gnm2.J5K5, whole genome shotgun sequence genome containing:
- the LOC112764243 gene encoding protein FAR1-RELATED SEQUENCE 5-like; this encodes MEKRKKEPRLETKTGCEARMDVKFVPETGRWHIFCFSDEHNHDLLDTQFSAMLHAHRKMSEADIMQMMNMLKFGISTSQIFGLLASQAGGYEFVGYGSRDMYNEIARQRRQIHGDAARVLKKLEDMRLKDPQLYFKACHDSRGLLRNLFWSDGISQLDYRLFRDVIAFDTMYKKNKYSCPLVIFSGVNHHNQTIVFATAFIVDETTNTYIWLLRQLMFAMKDYALGHLIRNATSNVGNPSFTSKFRKIMLEDYEIPVFKRKWVQLIEEFGLEDKPWVNNMYEEKHMWATAYIRGKFLLALELPQDVKVPVMQTCIELLERFAAELYTHEIFLLFRPFLSRAGSMRVLNKIENNEDCIKYIVCKHGRPDFLWIVEFHQEEMIFMCTCLRMESFGIPCEHIVKVLVDKDICEILRSLVLDRWNKNVKSALNDPSGFTRNAVVISRQSTLMEFSKQLAAVAAKVPERYEETRDKIMGLYSYYKAADEGTNQP